The Coraliomargarita parva sequence GCAACCGTCGGAGTGATTCTGTTGGCGCAGTTGGAGTGCATTAGTGGATGACTATCTGTTCTTACTAATTTGATCCTCAAGGATTACTAATAGATGCATGGGTTTATCCGCCGCTTGCTTGCGCCTTTCGGGCGCGATATGCTCCAATTCTTTGCATGCTTAAGCCCCTCACTACCATTGGCCTAGCGGCTTTTTGCGCGCTGGGGAATTCCCTATCTGCCAACAGTTTGAATGTGGTCGAACTGGAGCCTTTCCTGGTGAGCCCGGACCGGTACCCATCCTCGTTGGAGCAGCCTTCGCTTCTGGGGCAGGAATGGCGCAACCGCGGTGCGGTGGGACTGGCCGAGGCGCTGGAGTCGGCTCAGCCGGGTATTTCGCTGGTGCGGAAGGCGGGGATGTCGAACGATGTGGTCATGCGTGGCTTGGGCGGGGATGATATCAGTGTCACTCTGGATGGCCGGAAGATCTTCTGTGCCTGCTCGAATCGTATGGATCCGCCGTTGTCGCAGGCGACCGGAGAAAATGCGGAACGGGTGGAAATTGCGGCCGGACCTTTCAGTCTGAAGCGTTCGGGCTCCTTGGGGGGGCATATCAATATCGTCAGTGCACCGATTGATGGCGGATGGCATGGTGAGCTGACCGCCGGTCTGGGCAGCTACAGCCAACAGCAGCATAGCGTTTGGGCTAGTTACGGTGAAGGTCCTTGGGCCATGCGGGTCCAGGGGGCGTATCTTTACGGGGATCCCTACGAAACCGGAGACGGGTTGCGGATGACCGAGCTTCCCGCTGACATGGCGGGCTACCTGCCGCAGTATCTGGACGGGCCGGCCTATGAAGCATGGCATGCGGGGGCGGAATACGAGTGGCGCTTCAAGTCGAAGCGGCGTTTGCGCTTCAACTTTCTCCGTCGTGAGGACAGCGACGTCCTGTTTCCCGGCCTGAAGATGGATGCCGATAAGACGGAAACCACTCAATTGGGCCTGCGCTTGAGTCAGGATGAGCCCGCGGGCGTCTTCGAAAGCTGGGTATTGGACGCGTATTTCAATGATACGGATCACCTCATGACGGACAGTAAGCGCCGGAGTAGTCTCTACGGGCCCGGCAATATGTCACGCCCGGCCTATGTGCTGGAGCGCGGCTATTTCATGCGCACGAATGCGACCGCGAGGAACTGGGGCGCGACTTTCGATGCTGAAGTTGACGGGGGTGCATTCGGTGATTGGGAAGTCGGAGGAGAGCTTGGGCAGCGATTGTGGGACAGCGAGAACACCATATTGAATATCAACAACGCGATGTTGCCGGATGTCCTGTCGAGCACGGCGGGTGTCTATGCGGAGTTCGCGTATGCGTTCGCGACGGATTGGCAACTGGAAGGTGGGGGCCGCCTCGACGCGTTTAAGGTGGATCCCCGTGGTGATACGGACTTGTTGGAGTTGCGCCGGGGGCATGTGGATGATTATACCTCGGTCGAGCCGGGGGCCTTTGTCTCCTTGCGATATCAAGTCAGTTCGGTCACCGCGGTGTTCGCCGGCTTGGGCTCGGTCGCGAGGACGCCGAATCCGCAGGAGCTTTATATCCAGGTTGACAAGCCCGGCATGAATCCGGACTGGCTGGGCAATCCTGACCTTGATGCGCCCCGCTCGACGGAGTTGACTGCGGGCGTCGAGTATACGGAAGAGGGCTGGAATTTTCGGTTGCGTGCGTTTCACAGCTGGCTCGACGATTATATATATCCGGTGGCGCTGGGCGCCATACCCGATGTCCAGTCCTACGACAATCTGGATGCGCGCCTGTACGGGGTGGAACTGAGTGCAGGTTACCAGCTGTCGGGGAATTGGAGTCTGGCGGCTGGCTTGGCTTGGCAGGAAGGTCGCAAGGAGTCCGGATTTGGCAGTGGCAACCGTGCCCTTGCGGAGATTCCGCCGCTTCGCTTTCAAAGCGCGCTGCAGTATCAAACCGAGACGACCGAGTTGAAGCTTGAGCTGCAGGCTTCGGATCGGCAGGACCGGATCGATCCCGACCTCTATGAGCAGGATCTGGGGTCCTGGCTCACCGTCTCGGTTTACGCGCAGCGGAAATTGGGCAAGCACTGGACCCTGTCTTGTGCCGTGACCAACTTGTTCGACGAGAACTACGCCGTCCACAATGCGCAAGTGAGGAACCCGTTCAGCACGTTTACAGTGGTCAACGAGCCCGGCCGGGTGCTCAAGGCAAGCCTCAGTTATGCCTTTTAGCCGTTCCGCAGGGCCAGCGTGAGTTGACTCGATAGTGCCGATTTCAGGGCTTGTATGATGTCCCGGCTCTCCGTGATGTAAGGACCCTCTATGTGCTGAGCTTATCTTGACTTTGCGCAGGCGCCTGGTCGCAACCGGTGAAGGCTGCGGCCAGGCTGAACAGTCAAACAAGACTGGGGTTTCGGCGCATTAAATAAAGAGGTTGGCGTTGGTTTCCGACGCGGCGCCCAAGTATTCGGCGACCCCTCCGAGTTCGACCCCGTCAATCAGTTCCTCTTCGCGGATGCCCATCGCTTCCATCGACATCGTGCAGGCCACGAGGCGGATGCCGGCTTCCTTGGCAGTCTGCATGAGGTCGGGAAGATTCGGCAGCTTCTTTGCCGCCATGCGATCCTTCATCATCTTGGTGCCCATGCCGCCCATGTGCATCTTGGAGAGCGGCAGCTTATGGACGCCGCGGGGCAGCATCCATCCGAACATCTTGTCCATGAAGCTTTTTTCCGGAATGACCGGTGCGCGGTCCTTGCGCAGCACGTTCAGACCCCAGAAGGTGAAGAAGAGTGTGGCCTTGCCACCCATGGCGACCGCTCCGTTGGCAATCACGAACGAGGCCATGGCCTTGTCGAGCTCGCCGGAGAAGACGACGATGGTGGAACCTTTCCCATTCGACGCCACGGCGCTTGGTGCGGCAGTTGCGGGTGTGCTGCCGGTCTGTTGAAGGCGACCAACCACGATGCCTTTGTCTTTTTCGACGCTGATACATTCGTAGCCGTTGGCCTTGCAGAAGGCGGGCAGGTCATTCTTGAATCCTGCATCGGAGGCCCGGACTTCGAGCACTTGGCCGGGCTTCAGTTCCGCGGCGGCTGCCTTGACGCGCAGGATCGGCCCTGGACAGGCCATCCCCGTGCAGTCGAGTGAAACGGTTTCGCTGCTGCCGGCAGCGGGTGGGTTTGACGCGGAATTGTCGGACATCGTAGTTTCTGTTGAGGTGGGAGATTCGGGTTGCTCGGCTACTTTCCATCCGCCGACATGGGCTTTGACGTCGAAGCCGTTTTGAGAGAGCACGCGAGCGGCGAAGTAGCTCATCTTGCCCAAGGCGCAGATCGTGACGACCGGCTTGCTGCGGTCGAGCTCGTCGAGTCGCTTGCGCAGTTCCGGGTAGGGAATGTTCTTGGCTCCCGGGATCGGCTTGAGTTCGACCATGGCCTGTGGGCGCACGTCAACCAACTGGACAGTGGCGGGGTCGGGCAAGTCATAGGCCGGAGTGACCGCACCGCTTGTAATATTGTTGGCGGAGAAGCCTGCGGTGTTGATCGGGTCCTTGGCCGAACCGAAAGGCGGCGCGTAGGCGAGTTCGAGGTGCTCGAGGTCCTGAATCGTCAGCTTGCCCTTAATTGCGGTGGCCAGCACATCCAAGCGCTTGTCCACTCCCTCGTAGCCGTTGGCCTGGCCGCCGAGGACGCGTCCGGTCGACTTTTCCCAGAGTAGCTTCAAGGTGAGATGCGTGGCGCCGGGGAAGTAGCTGGCGTGGTTGTAATCAGTCACGATGGTCTTGTCATAATCGATGCCGAGTTGCTTGAGGCGCTTCTCGGTGTGACCGGTCACACCGGCGGAAATGTCGAAGACGCGGACGATGGCCGTGCCGATGGAGCCCGGATAGGGGCGTGCCAGATCGCCGTTGATAATGTGGTCCGCCGCGGTGCGGCCCTGGCGGTTGGCCGGGCCGCCCAAGGGGATTGCCGCCGGTCCTTCCAGAATCGGATCTATGTTCTCGCTGACATCGCCGACGGCGTAGATGTCGGGGTCGGAGGTCTGCATGTAGGCATTCGTTTTGATGTGTCCGCGCTGGCCGAGTTCGAGACCGGCATCCTTGGCGAGGCCGCTTTCCGGACGCACTCCGATTGAGAGCAGTACCAGATCGGCATTGATGCTCTTGCCGGAGTTCAGTTTGGCCTGAAGTGCACTGCCTTCGCCCTTGGCGAATCCTGAGATCCCGTCGCCGAGAAGTAGGTTTACCCCGTTGTCCATCAGTTCCTGCTGGACGATACGAACCATCTCCGGGTCCATTTGTGGGAGGACTTGGTCGACCAACTCAACCAGTGTGACTTGCTTATCCAGGTGGACCAGCTGTTCAGCCATTTCCAGGCCGATGAAGCCGGCGCCGATCACGAGCACTCTTTGGGCCGCCGACGCCGCTTCCTTGATGCGGTCCATATCCTGCAAGTTGCGCAAGGTGTGGATCCCGGGCAGGTCGATGCCCTCAAGCGGCGGCTTGAGCGGGGATGCGCCGGGAGAGAGGAT is a genomic window containing:
- a CDS encoding FAD-dependent oxidoreductase, producing the protein MNTPNTSKQRIVIIGGVAGGASAAARARRLDEEAQITLIERGPDVSFANCGLPYHIGGEIEDRSKLSVQTPDSLKAQLAIDVRARTEAVSIDRAAKTVQIRNLETGKEEDMAYDKLILSPGASPLKPPLEGIDLPGIHTLRNLQDMDRIKEAASAAQRVLVIGAGFIGLEMAEQLVHLDKQVTLVELVDQVLPQMDPEMVRIVQQELMDNGVNLLLGDGISGFAKGEGSALQAKLNSGKSINADLVLLSIGVRPESGLAKDAGLELGQRGHIKTNAYMQTSDPDIYAVGDVSENIDPILEGPAAIPLGGPANRQGRTAADHIINGDLARPYPGSIGTAIVRVFDISAGVTGHTEKRLKQLGIDYDKTIVTDYNHASYFPGATHLTLKLLWEKSTGRVLGGQANGYEGVDKRLDVLATAIKGKLTIQDLEHLELAYAPPFGSAKDPINTAGFSANNITSGAVTPAYDLPDPATVQLVDVRPQAMVELKPIPGAKNIPYPELRKRLDELDRSKPVVTICALGKMSYFAARVLSQNGFDVKAHVGGWKVAEQPESPTSTETTMSDNSASNPPAAGSSETVSLDCTGMACPGPILRVKAAAAELKPGQVLEVRASDAGFKNDLPAFCKANGYECISVEKDKGIVVGRLQQTGSTPATAAPSAVASNGKGSTIVVFSGELDKAMASFVIANGAVAMGGKATLFFTFWGLNVLRKDRAPVIPEKSFMDKMFGWMLPRGVHKLPLSKMHMGGMGTKMMKDRMAAKKLPNLPDLMQTAKEAGIRLVACTMSMEAMGIREEELIDGVELGGVAEYLGAASETNANLFI
- a CDS encoding TonB-dependent receptor → MLKPLTTIGLAAFCALGNSLSANSLNVVELEPFLVSPDRYPSSLEQPSLLGQEWRNRGAVGLAEALESAQPGISLVRKAGMSNDVVMRGLGGDDISVTLDGRKIFCACSNRMDPPLSQATGENAERVEIAAGPFSLKRSGSLGGHINIVSAPIDGGWHGELTAGLGSYSQQQHSVWASYGEGPWAMRVQGAYLYGDPYETGDGLRMTELPADMAGYLPQYLDGPAYEAWHAGAEYEWRFKSKRRLRFNFLRREDSDVLFPGLKMDADKTETTQLGLRLSQDEPAGVFESWVLDAYFNDTDHLMTDSKRRSSLYGPGNMSRPAYVLERGYFMRTNATARNWGATFDAEVDGGAFGDWEVGGELGQRLWDSENTILNINNAMLPDVLSSTAGVYAEFAYAFATDWQLEGGGRLDAFKVDPRGDTDLLELRRGHVDDYTSVEPGAFVSLRYQVSSVTAVFAGLGSVARTPNPQELYIQVDKPGMNPDWLGNPDLDAPRSTELTAGVEYTEEGWNFRLRAFHSWLDDYIYPVALGAIPDVQSYDNLDARLYGVELSAGYQLSGNWSLAAGLAWQEGRKESGFGSGNRALAEIPPLRFQSALQYQTETTELKLELQASDRQDRIDPDLYEQDLGSWLTVSVYAQRKLGKHWTLSCAVTNLFDENYAVHNAQVRNPFSTFTVVNEPGRVLKASLSYAF